From a single Pseudalkalibacillus hwajinpoensis genomic region:
- a CDS encoding ribonuclease H-like domain-containing protein, translating into MSLKAKLNRMKKHMNLNEGEEFTPKIEQSIHSVPHLQKWRDLDTSPFFFDGEYALVRNKHYPTTYQHGKYVFQELEGVVERWNSFHRSHPLSSRHLNPSDLLFFDTETTGLGGGVGNTIFLLGYSKYTEKGMYVNQYFLPGPGAEVPMYQAFLEDVKELKNLVTYNGKAFDWPQVRTRHTLIREQVPKLPQFGHFDLLHGARRFWKNEMESVRLSIVEEQQLGFERKEDIPGYLAPMLYFEFVKDPDPELIAGVLKHNEEDILSLITLYIRMSHLLLDHDGKSLTAAEQYQSARWWEAVGEEEHAASLYEQTSGRHEHDARKALARIYKKQGTIERALPIWFKLSESTTDEECDIELAKYYEHKVKDYEKALYYALSGYQKWKAKKRILKNKEENERMQYMKRIVRLEQKEARLR; encoded by the coding sequence ATGTCACTTAAAGCTAAGTTGAATCGGATGAAAAAGCATATGAACCTGAATGAAGGGGAAGAATTTACTCCAAAAATCGAGCAGTCTATTCATTCTGTTCCACATCTACAAAAATGGCGCGACCTTGATACGAGCCCGTTTTTCTTCGATGGTGAGTATGCACTTGTGCGAAATAAACACTATCCAACCACGTACCAGCATGGGAAGTATGTGTTTCAAGAGTTAGAAGGAGTTGTCGAACGATGGAATAGCTTTCATCGAAGTCACCCCCTATCTTCGAGACATCTTAATCCATCTGACTTACTGTTCTTTGATACAGAAACAACCGGTCTCGGTGGAGGGGTTGGGAACACGATATTTCTACTTGGTTATAGCAAATACACCGAAAAGGGAATGTATGTAAATCAATACTTTCTCCCGGGTCCAGGTGCTGAAGTCCCGATGTATCAGGCCTTTCTTGAAGATGTGAAGGAATTAAAGAATTTAGTGACGTATAACGGAAAAGCTTTTGACTGGCCTCAGGTAAGAACTCGACATACACTTATTCGTGAACAGGTTCCAAAATTACCGCAATTCGGGCATTTTGATCTTCTTCACGGAGCGAGACGATTCTGGAAAAATGAGATGGAATCTGTTAGACTCTCGATCGTAGAAGAACAGCAACTTGGCTTTGAACGGAAAGAAGATATTCCAGGTTATTTAGCCCCAATGCTGTATTTTGAATTTGTTAAAGATCCTGACCCGGAATTAATTGCCGGTGTTCTAAAGCATAATGAAGAAGATATCCTCTCCTTAATTACGTTGTATATTCGAATGTCGCATCTTCTATTGGATCACGATGGAAAATCGTTAACTGCGGCAGAGCAATATCAGTCTGCCAGATGGTGGGAAGCAGTAGGAGAAGAAGAGCATGCAGCTTCTTTATATGAGCAGACAAGCGGTCGGCATGAGCATGACGCAAGGAAAGCTCTCGCTCGCATTTATAAAAAGCAGGGAACAATAGAAAGAGCACTGCCCATCTGGTTCAAGCTTTCTGAGTCAACCACAGATGAAGAGTGTGATATTGAGCTTGCAAAGTACTACGAGCACAAGGTGAAAGACTATGAAAAAGCTCTTTATTATGC